A window of Magallana gigas chromosome 8, xbMagGiga1.1, whole genome shotgun sequence genomic DNA:
GATAAATCGCAGATGTATACAAATCTCTCAGTAAGGTTGAGGGCGCATCCTCTGTATCGTGCATACATTGAGTACATCACCGAAAACTTCAAAACATTCACTGAGACTGTGAAAACCCAGTATAAAGGAGTGATTGCCCAGAGGATACGGCGGACAATCGAGTATGAGAATACGCATGGACACAAGTCGCTGATCAGATTCTTGCAGAGTTTACAGAATGCGTTTTTGAGGAGAAAGGGGATGGGACTCTCTGCTCTGTTTGCTGCCTCAATGTTCTCATGGAATGAAGAAATCATCACAGATCAGGAAATTTCAAGGTTTTCGAAGTCTTAGATGTTAATTTGTCGTCCCATTACCTACTGGGCCAatctaaaaagtaaaattatctTCAGAAAATTAACTTATAGGAGGGGGATTTGATAAATATCTGTTAAGCTGTAATGTTCTATGTTTTCATCTTTTGCAAAGGAGTGTTTTAAAATGCACAACCTTTTTCTATTTCAGTGCTATCGATGATATGTCTGAGATTCAGGCTATGGGCCGTCACCACCAGCTAGAGGGGGCCCATGCCACAGGATGTTTGAAAGACTGGGCACTTATCGTCAATGAACCATCACTGAAAATCTGGAGACGACCCCTTCCCAATTCTCATCTGTATGAATACAAAGGTAACGAGATGTACCTTTTCTTTTTACGCCAAATTTTCAAGTAACGTATATATTGGTCATCTGAGATGCACACACTTTCAATGCGAGTATGTGACCATGGTTAAGTTTCTTGACTTACCTTCAAATCATAGCATGTTAAAAACTTTACAGGTTTATGTACAGCTTAAAAAAAACTgagaaaattacaaaaaatatattgatcatTGGTAGTTTCTATTGAAAAAGAatctatttataatattaataaagtTTTAAGAGACTAAAAGAGAGAGAATATTATAGATGATTTTTTTGTGGAGCAAAgtaaatttaaaagtaatatatatatatagatctaTATTGTAGTTACagaaacaatttacattttcaagtcTTTTATTTTAGTATATGGAAAGTATGATGATGTGTCCCCATCAGCCTTTTACCAAGTACAGGTAAAAACCtatcaatattaattaatagaaaCAACAAAATGTGTAGAGAAAAGGAGTATTGTTTGGATAATTATTATGGTTTCAAtgggtatttaatttttttttttcacgtgtATTATAAAGCTTGACTTGGAGTACAGGAAGAAATGGGACCATTATGTTGTGAAGCTGGACGTCATTGACAAAGACCCACAGTCTAAATCTGAGGTTGTACAGTGGATAACAAACTATCCAGTAAGTACTACGAAAACtatcttttaaaattacagTGGACAGGAATGGTTAATTTTGGTCATATTTTTGTACCCGTTAACCATGTAGGTAATTTAAATTGCACTTAAAATCTATAAAAGGAGATCTTAAATTATTGTGATTTTATCAATGTGTATTCCATGATGACCATGACATGTACATCTTGATGACTTATGACATTTTACAGGCTACTTGGTACAGTCGAGAGTTTTTGTACATCAGAAGATTCAAGGTACAATATTCAATGCACTGTAAAGTATTCaaattacaaaatcaaaacacttatcaaaactcaaaattatcttttacattgacttttttacaaaatttttgcTTTGTTATAAGGGTAGTTCAAATCTgtatttgacaaaatatcgtaatcatgataaacaaaatgatttatttttaaaaatgaaaatgatttatttttaaaaatgaaaatgaataactTTATAGGAATACACTGTACAATTCATTATGATTGTTGTTTTGAGTATTGTAGTACAAAgtattgaaaatgtgtttactGTCACTCAGGTGGACAAAGAAAGAAATGTGATGGCGTACATGGCCCGGTCAGTGAACCACCCAGAGTGTCCCCGCAAGGACGACCTGGTTCGGGTGGACATCTACTGCTCCTACATGGTCATCAAACCCAAGACCACATTCTCAGAGGTACAACCGCTAGACCAGTGTACCAAGATATCTGTATCACTGTTGTCTTCCacaaatttttgtttacttttaaagatatatttcagaaataactataaaagattttttttttaaatttcaaaagaatGTTGGAAAGGGAGGTTGGGGTTTTAAGGCATAAAAAGCCGTGGGGTAAtttccttaaataaaagttaatgaTTAATTTCATGACCATTAGGATTGTTAATGATATGTTGGCAGTTTAAGAAATATTGTATTGTTTCGTTTTCACAGAATGGCCTGGAGTATGTTATGACTTACCATGACGACCCCCAGCTCATGTACTCTGGTATTGCCTTCAGTTTTGCCACAAGAATAGGTTTGTACATTTGATTCTAGTAGGACACACCTTTATTACCAgtgtcaaaacaaaaaaatgtccTGGTTTGTGACAGCACCCTCTCCTTTCCCTTATTTTGAGTTTCAAATCAGATGCAAGTTCATAAACTAAATTTAAATGGTTTTCAGgttaaaatattgcataaagaaTACTGAGGAAATTTTTATATATGGTACATTCTTCTACAGGGAATAGCTTACATGCCCTCTTGCTTCCAGCTTTTCCAttaaacttggaaaaaaatcaaatttactaTCTTGTCATTCAGATTTGCtatggaatttatttttaactttggtTTGTGTTTACCATTTCTTGTGCTTACATACATAATGATGAGGATTTCTTTGATTTCAGGGGTTGATTTTGTGGACAAAATTCACAAAGCAGCCAAGGAACTACAGAAGAACTCGGGATATCAGTCAAATTATACTCCACCCAGTGAAGCCAGCTCTGGGAATTACATACCAAATTACCAGTAAACCATGGACATCTGTTAAAAGTCATTGATTTCTCAGTATAAACTTATagtaacatatttacatttggtgaataatttgataaattcctcacaaatattcatcatttgaatgaaaggaaaaaatgaaaaatacagcCAGTTGTTGaatttatagagtaaatctcAGTTGCTCAGGGTTGAGTAGTAAAAGATATTTGATGAGAAAATGAGAAATGGATTGAAGAATGTTCATAATCATGTGGATGGTCATAAAGTCTAAGCAATCACATCACATTCAACATGaatataatatcataatgaTAAGAAAAACCTCATAACTATGTACAATGTAACATCCATGGAATAATGTAGTAAAAGTGTGGCATCCATTAGCAGTACGGTCTTTGAGGAAATGATTTATCCTAATTCTTATTGTGTATTGGGGATGAAATCCTAGAAGTTGCAGTCTTTGGGTTTTGTGTTGGGAGATATATTGAAATACTTAATgcccaaattttaaaaacattttagtgttgcttgtttggggtttttgttTCCACAGGGGTTTAATGtactaaataattgttttgaacTTGTATTAATAATTTACATGTCTGCATATATGTTATGTGTACACGACtatgtgtacatatatatgtatgttttataaaTGTACCATGTACATCCTCTATTGCAGCTCTATAACATTTTAATGTGTGTGCATTtttgatatgttaaaaaataaatatgtttttgataatcattgtaaaaatcaatgttagGCTGTTTCATTTAAGATATATTATGGGTTACCAAGCATCCATTTTATAAACAACATGATCAGCTCTATTGACAAACAGATTTactcctcttttttttttgcctggTGCAGGGActgaaaaaggggggggggggttggaggaaataaaagataaaattgatgCATCATTTGGAAGTttagaatttcaattttaatattgttatttttattgagTTGTTAAATATAGGTTgatagatttttttcatattaataaattaattgatttacttGTTTCCTTATTGCCCCTTTTAATAATGGAACAGCCCTAGTCATTAATATTTTGCAGTTTTCATTATGTTTTGTCCAGTGTGTCAAGCATGTATTTACATTGATTTCAagcatatatttacattgacaaataaaaataatcaactgaaaatttacgctttattttatctttttggCGCAGAGACTTGGTTATATAAAATGATGTGCTCGTAAATGTGACATCATTTATAGAGCTCATATTTTTGCAACTTGACCAACTTTTGCCTTCAATAATAGGCTCTGCTCTAAAAATCGTGTGTAGTGGGAATGAACCAGTTCATCACTGGTAAATCCAGAAATGTTGGTTTCAAGAAATACCAGTTTACAGTTagttatacccccgcaaacgaagtttaggggggtatattggtttcaccctgtccgtctgtctgtagacacaattttgtcccccctatagaattttttattactgcatggaacagtttgaaaatttgtacatattttgaacaccatctgaagatgtgcacctgcaattttttttaagatcagacaagatttaatgattttatgacagtttccttattctatatattgtacactaatgttgaaaagtaagggaggtaatccttacagattttattaattaattaatagaaaacactctaaaatatatttatataaatacatccagatggagttttttgtctttatgtcttaattaataaaaaaaatttattttttataagtattctatcaactgacaatgcaaagtttttgtttgtcaatgataaattcttaggagctaataagaacatcaaagacaagtgtggctgaattcatttgtcccaagggagccattatctgagccatggttcagatggagcatgtgtttaggggaaattgataatctgtaaaatgggtgatggttttggggctattttaaaactgtttcatgtaaaccaaagggtctatcattataaggaaataaataatataattattaataaaaaagttaaactatttttagaggttgtttaaatttatttgtcaagtaaattgatgaagtgaccctattgggcattaatttaaatgaaattcaaaattactgatatgattgtagtgttttggcaattttaaaattgtttgtaatattaaattttcttttttacatatttttacatagtatggtaattatggtaatgttttgggagtttattaaatttaacaagttcatcaaagaaaatcatagtcctatgggatcaattttctgatatggagttccattgtgccataggagaaagtgaggaaaatttgaaacaactaattgcatctgtcaagactcttattagaaagatattgaaatttttatcaacagaagagcattgcttggctaccggtatttctattcactgcaaagggaggggttattttcattttgttggtttttctttaaatcaattaaataaaaaaaatatatcatcaaatacatacatttgtaaatgtattactgttatagatatgtatttacagtgaaattctgacaattttgattttaatttttctttgttaactaatttttttttttacaattctagaaatttttttttgtatgtgttcaaaacctttattattcaattcaattatttgtcccatttgaaattagcctagcgggggtattagtcccattaggacagttctagttttcaTTGCAGAGTttatttactgtggaatcattattaTATGTACTGTGGGTGTCAATGTTCATGGGTATAGCCAAAGTGTTCCTGGTTGGTTGGGacttaattttattcatttggtAGAAAACTTGggatgattttaataaaaaatggtgttaaacaaatgcttgtatatgtttatatatatacgttCGCAAGTATGTAAATTTTTGGGCAAGGTTCGATCGCCAACAAACATTTGTCCCCCACGAACAAAATTAGTTATCCAGATCTGACCAAGGGTGTACGGGGATTTACGGAATACAACCCAGGGTTAATCCACATACACCCTTGATTGGACCTGGATAACGAAGTTATTTCCTAtgttatacaaattttaaaattatattgttttaacaGTGCTTTGCAAACTGAAATTCATCaataataattgaaattgtGCTGAAAATcatatattcatacatgtatttatttaatagaATATTAAGAAATGACAAATGAGTTATTCATTTACTTCATTGAACGTTGCATTATTATGCGATGTCGTATTTTATTTACACCCAGCTTCAGCAGGTGTAAGGAAATTTACACCTGGCTTGTTAACCAATCAGATCTCGCCTTATAAGCAACATGGGAAATGAAGTAATGATGACTCCACAGTATTCTACTATTACTTTTTATAAAAGTTTCAAGTGTACTTTCAAGTCAAACCAGGTTCAATACTTATTGATCAAATTTCACTGTCCTAATATTCAATACCTTCCGATGCCTCTGTgatataattgaaaacaaacaaGTTTCAACAATCATGtacaatcaattttatttaactGCCATTGAGCaacatcaattttttaacatatatttgatgttaaattaaaaaaaaactttcactAAAAGTGACACCAGATCTTAACAaataaacatatcatatattcctTTTcacaattgaaattaaatatttgcatatcTTAATGTAAGAAGTGACATCAGTACTAACAAATAAACATGATCAGTAAACAGTTTCACACACAAACTCTTCCGTCAATCAACATCTTCAGGCACGATGGAGACTTTGAAAACTCCAGTGCTGCGTGCAATCTGTAATGTAATCTTTTCACCTGTCTCAATAGCCTTGAAATAGTCTGAGGTTGAGGTCACGACCTTACCGTTGATATGGGTAATGACATCAGTGGGTACTAGTCCAGCCCTGTTGAAGATACACAAAACGTCATGAACAGGCATTTACAGGGTACATAAACCATATGACAAACaaagttgtaaatattttcagtctcatggAAGGGTCTTTAATTAATGATTAACAAAagttatataatacatgtaccatttatttacaactacAATGTACTTTGATTTCCATaatcttaatttacatgtacatgcagccATCAGAATAAAACACTGATTACTTTGTGACTATTTTATTGGTTCGTAAATTCTTTTGCAAAATGCAGCCCTGGAATTTCTGGGTACCATTTGCTTGAGATGCTGAATAGCAAATTTGTGGACTTTTTGTACagttgaatgaatttaataaatttcattattaaatgattgattaattTCTAGCTCTATGATTGGCTGCATGATATCCAAATGCAGCCATGGAATTTCTGGGTACCATTTGCTTGAGATGCTGAggcatcaatatttgttgaatagcAATTTTGTGGACTttttgtacagttgattaacgAATTTCATTATTGAATGATTGATTAATTTCTAGCTCTATGATTGGCTGATATCCAACAATCTAGAAAAAGTAGAACGTTATAATCACCTGCACTTGATCAAGAATTAGGTCAATATAATAACTGGTTTAAAAATAGATTGtccaatgaaatacatgtatcatgtttcTCAATTTGTTTGGCTATGGCTTCAAACTAAAATCTTTGCTTGATAACACTCAATGAGATATGTCTGTATAAATTCGTAGctgaatttaaaactaaaataattattgcagCTGTTTATTCGATCAATACAATGATTTAGCTATCCTCAAAGTACAATATTCAACTCGCCGGAATTGTACTTCTCGGGTAGCTAAATAATCGTATTGACCTCGAAAACAGCAAAAAATTGCGTAATATTTATTGATGTGTACCggtaatattttgtattgataggatcattgaaTGATCCTATCATTTTCACTAAATCCTTGAAAACTGATGCCcacaaatattaattattaataaaccaTATTGTATGtccttttaatttgaaaaaagaaagaaagcatttttaaattaatgtttgaatATAGAACCACTTACTGGTGGGCAGGTGAGCCAACATACACAGATCCAATAACAATGCCTTGTTCAACATTGGTTGGGAAATTGGGTGCCATTTTCTTCAGGTTCATTTGAAGGTCAGGGGTCAAGGACATGACACCAAGTCCTACATAATGCCTCTTGGGAGCTGGTTTAGGAAATTTGCCCTCaactatatgtataaaaaaaaccatgaaaaattaactttacgcagaataataaaaaaatcaggcccataggccacatcgctcacctcaGCAACAGTAGTCATAACTCTTATCAGCTCAGCTTTAGggaatcaaatacaaaatatttagttAATTCAGTGGAGAAGACCTTGTATAAAGAGATTTTCAAGTTTTTCCACACATATTCTTATGATATTGAGCTCCTCTTGTTGTTTCagtttttgagaggaagattttttttaaagattttctctatttcttCTTATGTAAAAGATTTAACCTCCATTTTTTGGCCCCACCTTCCCTCCTGGGATTATGAttagaacaaacttgaatctacactacctgaagatacataaaaacatgtttcagttttctttagccaaatggtttttgagaagaagctttttacatatttttttctctatttgttCCTAATTTGTTCCTATGTAAATTTGAACCCTCCATTGTTGCCCACCACCCTGGGGATCATCAATCGAAAAGATGTTAATCTACACCACATGAAGATGCTTATTgaaacacaagtttcagcttttctgaaaaaatggtttttgagaagaaaatttttaaaattgccaacaaatttttaataattctaaattatctacCCTTGATAGAGTACCTGGCCCTTCATTTGAGCAatcttgaatcccctttacccttagatgttttgtgccaagtttgatttaaactgacccatttgaattaaaagatgaAGAAAATGTGGAAAATGTGAACAATGACGCTAAcaacacagacagacagaggagAACTTTCGATcatgtgagctaaaaacaaGAATTTTTGCTGAAAAATATAGATCAAAAATGTCTGTTGATTGACATTTTAATGCTCTTAGATTTCCAGTATGAAGCTCATTGGTAAAATAAACCTAGGGAATACACATTTCGGGGAAAGCATATCTCACTCATGCACTTACCTCTTTTGGCCCTGTTCAGAAAGTCCACTGCTAAATCTGCTGGAAGGGCAAATGAAATTCctgaggtcaaggtcattgtGTTGATTCCAATGGCTTCACCATCCTGTTTGAGAAAGGTGacttgtttgtttaaaattattaaacatttgttATATATCACGTACACCTACAGGAATGTAAATTAAACAtgcttttttcatgtattcaggatacatacaatataattatatatgtatgtatgtgtataCTTACATCCAGAGATAAACTCTGATGATTGAAGCAAAACACAATGGTACAGTGTGTTCATAACTGaatatcaatacaaaaaattaaatataaaatgattcttttatatcaaaacaaagaTCATGAAGTATATTTTTGTGTATCAACCATGAATTTCCATGTAATATATGACATTGTGTATTATTTCCATAAATATACTGTATATCTATAGCaatttaaagaaacaaaaagtCACTGATTTGATTGCTGTACTGATTAAGATGGATTAAAAGGcttaatttcttatttatagtcaggtactgtggtttcatcaatattcgttgaataccaattttcgtggatttcgttgtctagttgatccacgaaattaaatgttcattgaagtgcaatttttattaacattttgtattgatagggtcattgaccacgaatttacgtatccttgaaactgtgattttcactttatctacgaaaattgatgcccttgaaaattaatgaaaccacagtatataatGGAAACTTGGGATCTGCATGTGCATTTAACACACTTTTCTTTCCAGGATTGACAAGGGTGAAAAAGTATTAGGCAAGTAAAGACATGAATTTCGGAGTAACATGTCTTATTAAGAGTGTTTTGTAATCATtgacaaatatttacaatttgtgtgtttaaaaaatcaaatgtaccATACGGTAGGTTTATATGTTCGAAACAGTTTGGGACATACTAGTATACAAATGCAAATCTATGCTTGTTGCTTGCTCCTAACATGTTTTATGGTAGTTTAGCAaacaatcacaatttttttgCATGCTGTAAATAATgtgcttttgtttttaaaatgtttttaaaaatgaaatttacattaTCCCCCGTTgatgataaaatacatgtagctagcAGCAAACTTACTAGATTGATTAGAGGACCACCTGAATTTCCAACCtacaaaataacacaaaaatcACATTACGAT
This region includes:
- the LOC105347712 gene encoding stAR-related lipid transfer protein 7, mitochondrial, translating into MAPEGLYAAFRRFSHRLLSISHKAETDKSQMYTNLSVRLRAHPLYRAYIEYITENFKTFTETVKTQYKGVIAQRIRRTIEYENTHGHKSLIRFLQSLQNAFLRRKGMGLSALFAASMFSWNEEIITDQEISSAIDDMSEIQAMGRHHQLEGAHATGCLKDWALIVNEPSLKIWRRPLPNSHLYEYKVYGKYDDVSPSAFYQVQLDLEYRKKWDHYVVKLDVIDKDPQSKSEVVQWITNYPATWYSREFLYIRRFKVDKERNVMAYMARSVNHPECPRKDDLVRVDIYCSYMVIKPKTTFSENGLEYVMTYHDDPQLMYSGIAFSFATRIGVDFVDKIHKAAKELQKNSGYQSNYTPPSEASSGNYIPNYQ